The DNA segment tgaaggccctgggagtgtggtgccaggaaaataacctcacccaacgtcaacaaaacaaaggagctgatcgttgacttcaggaaacagcagagggagcctgttcaccccgctatcatccagaaggcgaggtcaatactggtgaatcaaagctgggacagagtgCCTGAAAAAAcagctatctcaaggccatcagactgttaaatagccatcactagcacattagaggctgctgctgtATATACATAGACTTAAAATcacttgccactttaataatggaacactagtaactttaatgtttacatattttgcattacccATCTCAAATGTATGGActctattctatcctattctactgtatcttagtctatgccgctctgacattgctcgtccaaatatttatatattcttaactccattcctttagatttgtgtgtattgttgtgaaattgttagatattactgcactgttggagctaaaaacacaagcatttcgctacacccgcaataacatctgctaaacacgtgtatgtgacaaatacattttgatttgactGAAGTAACAATGAAAAAGTTCTCTCACGTCTCTGTTTCCCACCATTTTGAAGGGGTCCACTGCAGCATACACCAAAAGTGGCTACTGTGTGAACCGCTTCCCTTCGCTGTTGCCTGGAGGGAACAGACACAACTCAGCAATGGGAAAAGGTACGTGGGCCTGATCCCATTTCAATCTGTAGCTTCCAGTTCCTCCACCTCGTCAGGTTTCACAGATTTAACTGGACTGGGTTTGGTTTTGTATGTATTGGCTGGTGCAATCAAATTTTCCCTTTTGAAGATTATTAAAGTACTATCTTTTCTTATCAATATAGTGATGGCTCCAATTAGACCAATGGGCAAAGCAGAGCATCCACCATTATTACTTAACCTATCCAATACTTTCAGATCTGTGAACACCCTGAGGGTTTGGAGCTAGGAGGGGCTAGGAATCAAAATGGAACCCAAAAAAGACACATCCCATCTATTCTACCACTGTTTTTGCAAACTGCATCCATGCAAAAATATATGACCACACATGGTAGTGCTAATGTTCGGTCTGTGTGCAGATTACACCATCCTGGACTGTATCTACAGTGAGGTGGAGCGGACCTACTTCATCCTGGATGTCATGTGTTGGAGGGGCCATCCAGTGTATGACTGTCCAGTAAGCACACACAGATTGATTAGCAGAGCATTGAAGTTCCAGTGGAATTACAGTACTGGAGTACTAGTGTCTGGGATACAGATGTGCTCTTTTTGCCATGTTGACCAATTCATCTGTCATTTGGGGATTTTAATGACAACTTTGTTGATGATGGTGTTTGTTTTCCCATCAACAGACAGAGTTCCGGTTCTACTGGCTCCAGTCGAAAGTCCAGGAGACGGATGGCATGGCTGACATTGCCAAGAGGAACCCTGTAAGAGCAATACACAATAATAAATATATTGTGTATATAGACCTTTTCAATTTAGTCCAAATGAGGATGATTAGAGGCACACAAAaaagtatacattttttaaaaaaggACAAAAGATGTCACCTCCTTTTCCATGTTTATTTTGATTTGACCATGACTGCCAACACATGCAGTTTATTTTGGTGTATTAAAATGAAAAAAGTGTAATCGTGAGATTGTGGAAAGATGGTCATATTGTCATTAGATGACCAATTAACTGTGGCCTGTGTGCTGTCTGACAATATAGTGGttgctgtttttttttcttttctccaTAGTTCAAGTTTGTGAGTCTTCAAAGCACTGCCTGCTCAACGGAAGCCATTCAGCAAGCACTTGCAACGGAGTACAACTTCAATGTAAGAGCAACTACAACTGCATACTACTGCAAATGCAGCTATTTAGTCCTATAGTACATCTGTGATTTTACTTGTAGTCTGTAAAAGGGGCAGAACGGTCTGATTCTTCAGTAGAGTGAATCTCCTCTGTTTGCTTCTCGACACTCTTGGGAAAGAATGAAGTGTACTTCATAGAATGAACACACATTGCTAGTCTGGGTTTCCCGGTTCAATGCGCCATCTCTCAACTTATAGCTCCCAATAGAACCTCTCTCAACCTCATTGACTAGAGTCTGTTTTGCTGCTCAGCCCACCACCATTGAGGTTAGAGGTGAGACAGCTCTCCAGGGGCATGATGAGGCAGCTGTAACAAGCCCAAACTGAGTGGATTCTGTGTGTCCTCAGGTGGACGGACTTCTGTTTTACCACCGGCAGACCCACTACACCCCCGGCAGCACCCCTCTGGTGGGCTGGCTGCGGCCCTACATGGTGGTCGATATCCTGGGCATGGAGGTCCCGGTGGGGCCCCTCACCGCCAAGCCCGAGTATGCCGGCCACCAGCTGGCCCAGATCCGGGAGCACAAGAAGACCTCCGACCATGTCCGGCCAGGGGACCTGAACGGCCGCTACGAGCTGGAGCACCTATCCACCCCCGACCAGGAAAAGGGAGATGGCGATGCCGCCACCTCGCCCCGCAGCAGACCGCTGAAGGAATCTCGCATGGAGACCTCAGAAGAGCGCGAGTTAGCTAGCCGCTAAAGGCTAACTCAGTTAGCTAGCCGCTAAAGGCTAACTCTGTTAGCTAGCCGCTAAAGGCTAACTCTGTTAGCTAGCCGCTAAAGGCTAACTCTGTTAGCTAGCCGCTAAAGGCTAACTCTGTTCTGCTAACCAATAATATTGTCATGCTTTGCTGCTCGCCATGCCAGAAAGACAAATTACAAAAAACTTCAGACTACGTTGTGGGGAGTTTTTTTGTACAGTTACTTGCGAGGCATTTAATGAGAGGGAGCTCAATGAATTAGCAAGTTAGTCACTGCTTCATTTGGAGCGCCCTGAGTTCAGGCATCGCTTGGTTCAACAGAGCTGTATCCACATTTTTATTACACTGTGCTAGTTAGTGTAATGCAGTGGATTAGACAATGTAAGATGCAAGGACCCTGTTAAAGAAGCCGGTTTCCCGGACCTAGATTAAACGCATTCCTAGATTAAAAAACactttaaattacatttttccGTTGAGAGACCACTGGGGCTGCGAAACTTACTTTAGTGTTGCCGAAATGAACACTGTTCTGCTCATTTTGCCAGGCCTTGTGAATGGACAACTTTGTCATTGCCCTTTCAGAGGTGCAATAAATAACACAGTTAGTAACACAGGTCCTTTAGACCTAAATTGACAGCGTCTGTCGTGGCCAGATGTGTAACAAATGCAAAAATGAAAGTTGATTCATCTGATTCTTCTAAGTGTATGTTTTCTGATGtttattaaattgttttacttGACTTTTCAATTTTTGTCCTCAGACTTTTATTCAAGAGGTAAGGATGATTAGGCATTGACCATGGATAGATAAGATGGGAATCATTAAGCTAAATCAAGATGAATTCAGTTATTTTGATTGAAATCTAACATCAACTGCTTAAAAAGctatagagcaggggtgtcaaacatacagcCTGTGaatttttagggggggggggacgaactcaatatactttaaaactactaaaaccaaatcgaaactgtgtagaaattataatggacctacagtgccttcagaaagtattcacaccccttgactttccaaaTTGTCTTGTACGCCTGAAtgaaaaattgattaaattgagattttcttTTGTCACTagcctaaacacaataccccatattgtgtgtaggccagtgtaattatgttttttgaattttgttatggcaagtctaaataagttcataagtaaaatgtgcttaacaagtcacatgataagttgcatctgtgtgcaataatagtgtttaacatgattttgaatgactacctcatttctGTACCGCACACACATAATTATCTGTGAggaccctcagtcgagcagtgaatttcacacacagatttaaccacaaagaacatggaggttttccaatgcctcgcaaataagggcacctattggtacatGAGTAAAAagggctgtgataggagaaaactgaggatggatcaacaacattgtagttactccacaagactaaacctaattgacagagtaagaaggaaacctgtacagaataagaatattccaaaacatgcatcctgtttgcaacagggcactaaagtaatactgaaaacaaattggcaaagcaattaactttttgtcttgAGTACAAAGTGTTAGGATTGGGGCAAATCCAGTATAACACATTGctaagtaccactctccatattgtcaagcatagtggtggctgcatcatgttaggggtatgcatgcaatcgttaaggactggggagtttcaggataaaaaagaaatggaacggcgctaagcacaggcaaaatcctagaagaaaacctggtctgctttccaccaaatactgggagatgaattcacctttcagcaggacaataatcttaAACGCAAGGCCAAATCTAGactagttgcttaccaagaagacattgaatgttccagAGTGGCCGATTTACAGCTTTGACTTAAATTTGCTTGgaaatctatagcaagacttgaaaatgattgtctagcaatgatcaacaaccaatttaacagctcttgaagaattttgaaaagaataatgtgcaaatattgtataatTCCAGTGTGCAAAGTGCTAAGAGAATTGCCCAGAAAGACTCGCGTCTgtatcgctgccaaatgtgattctgacatgtattgactcatgggtgtgaatacttatgtaaaagagatttctgtatttcattttctatacatttgcaaaaatgtctaaaaacatgttttgtcaTTATGCTGTATTGTATAGATTGGGTgagacttaaaaaaatatatttatttttatacatttttaattaaggctgtaacaacaaactgtggaataagtcaaggagtatgaatactttctgaaggcattcatacagtttcttgactgtccaGCTAGTAAATATTTTTTGCAAATTGACATAAGGAAATGTAACCAATTTTCAGTGTGGCCCTCCGCACCTCGTTGAAGACCACATTTTGTGTTGTGGAAAACAGATACAGACAGCTCTGGAATGTGACTCATTTCATTAAGACAAAATGGCGTAATCGGCTTAATTAGCATCTTCCCCCTGACGTCCCAGTGTGCATGGTGACATTTGACTAACTGTCCCCCACAGAGTTGAGTTGTGTGGAAAGAGCCTGTCACCAGGAAGGAGGTGTGTGCCTATCTACGTGTGGTGAGACTGGGAACACAACCTCTGCAGCCTTACTCAGACGCTCACTGTTGACAGTACAAAAGATGcatgtaactcaatattaggaaggtgttgccGAAAGGCCAGTCAGTCTCTGGCAAATCAATCTTCAAATATGAACATTCTATTATTGAGCTCGAAGAGATCAGAGGATTTGATCCTGATTGATAAACCTCACAGCTATCATCCAATCACAATGTTTTATGCAAATTAGACTTGTGGGAAAATTGTATAACTTAATTCATACATTTGATTGCCCAATGTTAGAATGTTTCCATTCTGACGTAATACATTTAATTGTAAACATAAACATTGGGTGCGGGAAGAACAGAGGATTCTCGTTTATTGACTATTTTATCAACAGCCAATGTGATCACAGCAGAGAAGCGCTCGCCATTCAAACTTCCCTGCCCGTTCATTGTGAAAACTGTAGTCTATTTCGTAACCAGCAAGCAAAAGCAAGGTGCTACTACTGAATTTAGGCAACCACAATCTGTGTTATGCAAGCCATAGACCAACAAAAATATTTTGGTCTGATGCACGTTTTGTGCAAATTAATTGAAGTTGAACATCGCCAAATGCGTCAGTTTAATTACGTGCAATAAAAAAGCGTAGTGCCTAGGCCTATTTAATGAAACCCTGGCTGACAGTGGTATCGCAAGGCAGTGAATCCCCGATTTCCCCACTTAGCTCCTTTTTTGAAATGGCAAGTTCACTTTCTCATCCATAAATGCATATCTGTTCAGCAGCTCACATCAGAAAGATGGGGAACTTTTCGCTTGGAggcaaggttattatagtaaactgAAGCTaaaactatttagtaaactgaaatgaAATAATTAACAAACCCGTTTGAAAAACTAAAACTGTACTGAAACTATTTTTGCCTCCTAAActaactaaaataaaataaaaacacgaATTCTATTCAGTTTTAATCTAATGGGGTTTTCCAGGTTTTTTGGGGGGTTGAAATCTGGCGGGTAAATGCAGCCAGGTGATGGCGATGTTTCAAATAGGCCTAGCTTGTGCATCACTATCACTAGCTAACGGGATTAAGCTAACTTAattcttctttttttattttacccctctttctctccccaatttcgtggtatccaattgttagtagttactatcttgtctcatcgctacaactcccgtacgggctcgggagagacgaaggtcgaaagccatgcgtcctccgaaacaaaacccaaccaagccgcactgcttcttaacacagcacgcatccaacccggaagccaggtgtgtcggaggaaacacaggagtcgctggtgcgcgatgagccaaggatatccctaccggccaaaccctctctaacccggacgacgctaggccaattgtgcgttgccccacagacatcccggtcgcggccggctgcgacagagcctgggcgtgaacccagagtctctgcgatgcagtgcccttaGGCCACCCTGGAGGCAACTTAATTATTCTTACATGTACTACCAAAGTTCAAGTTGGATTGGTGTGAACATGGGCAAAGAGTTTCCTTGCACCATATTTTTGGACCAGCGTCGGCACTATTCCTTTTAAATCCAAGTCACATTGAATTTTACTTTATCATTTAAACCaaacctatgacctgacccatcaccttaTGTATTACTGCCCCCCATTTACAAGAAATGGCATCccaaaaaaacacaacaaaaataAACTATATAACACAAACTGAAACTAATTCATATAAAAACATGAAATATAAATGCTTATACAACAAACTAGTAAATTATGTCTGGAAACTAatagaaataaaacaaatataaaaCCACAAAATTATAATAACCTTGCTAGGAGGGACGTAGATTGCTGAAATAATGATTATGATCACATGTACTCAATTTAAGTATTATGCCTATGGGGACACCATACATTTGGCAGCCAAGCACGAGTGATCGGTGTAGCCTTTTATCGTCTAGACGTGAAATATCTTCAATATcctcatggggggggggggtaataatgCTGGGATAATAATGACATAACCAACTTCTTTAGTAGTACTATAGCTGTCTCTCTATATCTCCCCCTTCAAACGTTCCTTGCTACATTATTTTAGCATTATATTATAGGCCTAATATAACATTTCCTAAAGTAGCCTGTCTGGACGCCATCTCAAAGAGGAAGGACAAATAATATAACTGAAATGAGCATATCAAAATGGTCAATTGTCAGCAAGTCATGATGATCGGTATGTGTGTGAGGAATGACGAAGCAAACGCAGCTCGATTAAATATGGTAGGCTAATATTTTCCATTGAATTATTTCCCTCGTTAAGGAGTCTTCTAGCCACTTTGAACAGCATGATCTTTGATTGACACTGCATTCCCACAAGGGAATGACCGCAACCGGTTGTAACAGTAttgttacagtggggcaaaaaagtatttagtcagccaccaattgtgcaagttctcccacttaaaaagatgagagaggcctgtaattttcatcataggtacacttcaactatgacagataaaatgaggggaaaaaatccagaaaatcacattgtaggatttttaatgaatttatttgcaaattatggtggaaaataagtatttggtcacctacaaacaagcaagatttctggctctcacagacctgtaacttcttctttaagaggctcctctgtcctccactcgttacctgtattaatggcacctgtttgaacttgttatcagtataaaagacacctgtccacaacctcaaacagtcacactctaaactccactatggccaagaccaaagagctgtcaaaggacaccagaaacaaaattgtagacctgcaccaggctgggaagactgaatctgcaataggtaagcagcttggtttgaagaaatcaactgtgggagcaattattaggaaatggaagacatacaagaccactgataatctccctcgatctggggctccacgcaagatctcaccccgtggggtcaaaatgatcacaagaacggtgagcaaaaatcccagaaccacacggggggacctagtgaatggcctgcagagagctgggaccaaagtaacaaagcctaccatcagtaactgtcagtgaccatcagtgattttctggattttttcccctcattttatctgtcatagttgaagtgtacctatgatgaaaattacaggcctctctcatctttttaagtgggagaacttgcacaattggtggctgactaaatacttttttgccccactgtaattgTCGTTCTTAAAATTCTAATTCTTTTAACAGATTTTTTTAGGAGGAGCGGAAGTGAACCCTGGAAACCTAAAGATCTTCCAGTGcgtttgtaaacaacagctgttcTGTAGCGGCTGTAACGGGTCCCCAAGAAAGTCCCAAGTCCTGGAGAGACTGAAGCGTATATCTCCAATGGGTTGTATATGCTATTGGTTTACTGTTATAAAAAATACTGTTAAAAGTAACAATGCATAGACCTAGAACATGCATGGCCAACCTTGCTCCTCGAGATCTAGGAGTGTACTGAGTTTGCAGGTTTCAGTTCCAGCCCTGACATTCTGCTTATTATTTGTATAAGACACGTCTGTAGCTATGAAGTtctttgaaatgctggtcatggcttacatcaacaccattccaatttgcacaccaccccaacagatccacagttgacacaatctctattgcactccacactgccctttcacacctggacaaaaggaacacctatgtgagaatgctattcattgactacagctcagcgttcaacaccatagtgccctcaaagttcatcactaagctaaggaccctgggactaaacacctccctctgcaactgagtcctggacttcctgacgggagtCTAGGCCCAAAAGGATTCTTAACAGCTTCtgccccaagccaaaagactcctgaacagctaaccaaattgctactctgtttattatctatgcattgtcactttacctctacctacatgtgcatattACCTCTTTGATTTAATTATAGtgtatttttggttattgaacattccctgtttgtctgttttaTTTGGTTGTCATGATCTCGTTTTGTCTGATATTGCACAGATTTGCAGCTGAAGTTGGTGTCCTTGATCATTGGTGTGGGTGTAACAATCCCTGTATGGCTGACCTAGGATGCAACCCCTTTCCACAACAGCACTTCATACCCACAAAGGAGCATCCATTATCTTACCAAAACCACGATCTTGGTTGGGCTAGGATAACAATACTTTATCTCAGGGTGAGTGACATCACACGATGGCTACTTGGGCTttgtctcactttctctttcctTGATTACTCACATCCTATCTCCTCACCTGTATTGTATCACAACTGTGTTGGAGGAGAAGATACAAGGTTCCTCCCCACTGACCatctccaatgggttttgagaaggaggtgatgCGAGGAATCGAGGAAGGATTCATTGAGGAAGAGTCTAGCACTCACCTGTCAACTAGCTCACGTGCTACAAACTCGCCCCTCtgctacacacactgacctcctCCTTCTCCGCATCAACCTCAGCAGCCAGCAGAGCAGACGGTGTGAACTGAGTCAATCTAGCACCCACAGAATACATTTTGTGGGTATTTAATTCTGCTACATTGACTCTGATCATACAGTCGGCGGCTGATTTATACTGTCGTAGCCATAGGAGAAAGTGAAAGGGGTGTGACTGTAGCAGAGGTGAATTCTAGTAGCCACTGTGATGTGatgtcattttttttatttaactgatGTCGTCCCCTGAGACTTTAAGTAGTGTCTCCTGTCTATCATAAATGTATCTATATTTTAATACCATGAGCATCTCAGCTTAATTCTCCAACACTCACTGTCCTTCAGTGGTTGGCATGCTTCAAGTGGCATTTGATTTGGGTTTGCGTCCCGTCCCGGTCAGCCATACAGGTATGGAACTCACACATTACATGGCTACTTTGCAGCCCATGTAAAAGGGACCCTTCACTGTGGTCACTCCAGGGTATTTTTCTCTTGCCTCCACTATCCATGCTGTACTCTTTTGGTTCCATTGTTTACAATGGATATGAGATTATTTATGGCATGCATTCCCAATACAGACATATGCTGGGATTAGTATTGGCCTCGTGGGCATGTCCAGTGCACTTGTACATGTGGCTTGTCATTTCTATACTGAAACAGGATTAGCAAATCCTCACACATTGTTTACAATCTGTTCAGATGTTTTCTCTATTTGAAATTATACTATTTGAAATAGGAAAAGCACTCCCTGATCTGAATTTGTGAGTGGGAATCATTTTTCTAATAATTTGAAAGAAAACCAAAAGCTGACACTTTTTTTCATTAGACAATTAATGAAGTTTACCAttttgaaagataccaaatttgACTTTTACAGCTACTGTACATGCCGTCATGAAATGGATTAGTGCAAGCCCTACtaatgaaggtaggccttaaggATGACATGCACAGCAGAGAGATTATTACCAAATATCACTATCAGGAGGGTGTGCAGAAAGGAATATTTTAAGATTCATTTGATTTAATTTCAAAATGTATGTTGCTTGAAATTAAGTTGCAATTCGTTTGCTTCATTTTCTGTGTCATCCTAGTGTAATTATATGCAGTTCAACATTATCACCCCAAGGTGTCAGCGCTAGCATTTTTGTATTATAGTCTAGTTTTACTACATGGAAACAAACTTCTAGCTAGTTCTTGTAACGTGAGGTTGGAAATACATGCCAATAGCTAGTTCATTACACTATGTTTCTTGTTTGAAACTAAGTTGGCAATACACCTGGTAAAATATACTTGCGTTTTGGAGAAAGCAGATGAAGAGGTAGGAGAGATtggtgaggggggagagagggattgatAGCTAATAAGGGATTGATAGCTAGCGGCAGAAATTACCCCACTAACTTTTGATATGAACAATGTGGCCGTCAAACATTGGACTCATATGTTAGCTACATTTAGTTTAGTTATATTGTTGGCTGTTGTGAGAGATTCATCTATCTAGCTGGCTAACAAGGTCAATTGATCTTTCTCTACCTTCACAGTAGCTCTGTGGTTATTTGCTGTGCTAGCCAAATGTAGCTAACACCACCAGAGCAAACGGATAATTGTTGTCTGATGATTTTGTTTAGTGGATCTGGTAACAgtaagtacagtaccagtccaaagtttggacacctactcattcaagggtttttattttttaaatgttctacattgtagaataatactgaagacatcaaaactatgaaataacacataaggaatcacgtagtaaccaaaaaagtgttaaacaaatctaaatatattttagattcttcaaagtagccaccctttccatgatgacagctttgtacactcatggcattctctcaaccagcttcacctggaatgcttttccaacaatcttgaaggagttaccacattctgagcacttgttggctgtttttccttcactctgcggtccgactcatcctaaaccatctcaatttggttgaggtcgggggattgtggaggccaggtcatcggatgcagcactccatcactctccttcttggtaaaatagcctttacacagcatggaggtgtgttgggtcattgtcctgttgaaaaacaaatgatagacccACTAAGCGTAAGCCAGATGGGATGgcctatcgctgcagaatgttgtggtagccatgctagttaaataaatcaaagacagtgtcaccagcaaagcacccccacaccattacacctcctaccccatgcttcacagtgggaaccacacatgtggagatcatccgttcacctactctgcgtctcacaaagacacagaggttggaaccaaaaatgtcaaatttggactcatcagaccaaaggacagatttccaccggtctaatgtccattgctcgtgtttcttggcctaagcaagtcttttcttattattggtgtcctttatgtgtggtttctttgcagcaattcgaccatgaaggcctgattcacacagtctccactgaacagttgatgttgagatgtgtctgttacttgaactctgtgaagcatttatttgtgctgcaatttttgaggctggtaactcaaatgaacttatcctctgcagcagaggtaactctgggtcttcctttcctgtggcagtcctcatgagaggcaggttcatcatagcgcttggtggtTTTTGAAACCATGTTGTTTGTTCTGTTTTTTGGTTGGATCAAGAAATACGAACTTGGCATTttgtgctagctagccaactaactaCACTGGGAAAAAATATAAACgtgacatgtaaagtgttggtcccacatttcatgagctgaaataaagatccctgaaatgttccatacgcacaaatgttgtgcacaaatttgtttacattcctgttagtgagcatttctaaaTTGCCACaatatccatccacctgacaggtgtggcatatcaataagttgtttaaacagcatgatcattacacatgtgcaccttgtgctggggacaaaaatgccactctaaaatgtgccgttttgtcacacaacacaatgcca comes from the Salvelinus namaycush isolate Seneca chromosome 21, SaNama_1.0, whole genome shotgun sequence genome and includes:
- the snupn gene encoding snurportin-1, which gives rise to MDDLTQALSASFAVSKEANSTAAPHPRMAQYKTKFSVLEQSERRRRFLDLQKTKRLNYVNHARRLADGDWTGADSDEEAVVVDRKEEEQQKEKDAEDDGMEIERKKLPKYYANQLMLSEWLVDVPQELDTDWLMVVCPVGKRSLIVASKGSTAAYTKSGYCVNRFPSLLPGGNRHNSAMGKDYTILDCIYSEVERTYFILDVMCWRGHPVYDCPTEFRFYWLQSKVQETDGMADIAKRNPFKFVSLQSTACSTEAIQQALATEYNFNVDGLLFYHRQTHYTPGSTPLVGWLRPYMVVDILGMEVPVGPLTAKPEYAGHQLAQIREHKKTSDHVRPGDLNGRYELEHLSTPDQEKGDGDAATSPRSRPLKESRMETSEERELASR